One window of the Eucalyptus grandis isolate ANBG69807.140 chromosome 8, ASM1654582v1, whole genome shotgun sequence genome contains the following:
- the LOC104417481 gene encoding disease resistance protein RPV1: MEESAKRRRTGGNDGTAGGASSTDASTEGQEAATSWRHDYEVFLSFRGPDTRQGFTDFLYRSLKRVGIRTFRDDDELPMGGKIGPELFEAIEQSKILIPIFSKGYASSEWCLNELVRMVECQENERQKIMPIFYDVAPSEVRCQTGKYEEVFRSHEEQYDRDTICKWKAALSAVAAKKGWDLLSKTTRREGEFAEEVTEQVFRELKQAYLAVSDHLVSVDNDVDAIMEVIGAPTSETQIIGIHGMGGVGKTTIAKIIYNKLSSNFNNCCFLANIRETSITCLQKQLISDILKVKQMDINNKDDGIGTIKKMLSNERVLLLLDDVEQDNHIDALVGKRDWFGRGSKIIITTRRKDILYFPKVDCTYEVSVMDDDRSLQLFSKHAFRRNSPLDEDMDRSIKAIRIAQGLPLALEVIGSLLCRTEKEKWDGQLKDWEYFLPKDVMSTLKISYNALSPQEQCIFLDIACLFIGYDKDIVVHFWDARRGCPEVVIGALQNMSLIKIIEHNKVWMHDLLRDLGRGIVHQDNIREQSRVWDPKEGLDLLRKHKGEKRVEALRLKLDNHQQYRFSYEGFENLSHLRFLEVMKNLKVLDMSDCPLLERLPDSIGNLESLIEFDISNTSIKELPNSVEI; encoded by the exons ATGGAGGAAAGTGCAAAGAGACGGCGCACGGGTGGAAATGATGGAACAGCAGGAGGCGCTTCTTCTACTGACGCGTCAACAGAAGGTCAAGAAGCGGCTACTTCATGGAGACATGACTATGAAGTATTCTTGAGCTTCAGAGGGCCAGATACTCGACAAGGTTTTACGGACTTTCTTTACAGGAGTCTTAAACGTGTAGGAATCCGCACATTTAGGGATGACGACGAGCTCCCCATGGGAGGAAAGATTGGCCCAGAACTTTTCGAAGCAATTGAGCAATCGAAGATTTTAATACCTATATTTTCGAAAGGTTATGCCTCTAGTGAATGGTGTCTCAATGAGCTAGTCCGGATGGTCGAGTGCCAAGAAAATGAAAGACAAAAGATCatgcccattttttatgatgtggCACCCTCAGAGGTTCGATGCCAAACTGGTAAGTATGAAGAGGTCTTTCGTTCACATGAGGAGCAATATGACAGAGATACTATCTGCAAGTGGAAGGCTGCTCTCAGTGCAGTTGCGGCAAAAAAGGGATGGGACTTGCTCAGCAAGACCACCAG GCGAGAAGGTGAGTTTGCAGAAGAAGTCACTGAGCAGGTTTTCAGAGAATTGAAACAGGCTTATTTGGCAGTATCAGATCATTTGGTCAGTGTTGACAATGATGTGGATGCAATCATGGAGGTGATAGGTGCTCCGACAAGTGAAACGCAGATTATAGGAATTCATGGGATGGGTGGCGTCGGAAAGACGACTATTGCCAAAATCATTTACAATAAACTTTCAAGCAATTTCAATAATTGTTGCTTTCTGGCCAACATCCGTGAAACGAGCATTACATGCTTGCAGAAGCAACTCATCTCTGACATCCTCAAAGTGAAACAGATGGATATAAACAACAAAGATGATGGGATTGggacaattaaaaaaatgttgtcTAATGAAAGAGTCCTCCTCCTTCTCGATGATGTGGAACAAGATAATCATATTGATGCACTTGTAGGTAAGCGTGATTGGTTTGGTAGAGGGAgcaaaattattattactacAAGAAGGAAAGATATTCTTTACTTTCCCAAAGTGGACTGCACTTATGAGGTTAGTGTCATGGATGATGATCGATCTCTTCAACTGTTTAGCAAACATGCCTTCAGAAGAAATTCTCCTTTAGACGAGGATATGGACCGATCCATTAAGGCAATACGCATTGCTCAAGGTCTTCCGCTTGCTCTAGAGGTCATAGGTTCACTTTTATGTCGCactgaaaaggaaaagtggGATGGCCAATTGAAGGATTGggaatattttcttcctaagGATGTTATGAGTACACTGAAAATAAGTTATAATGCATTATCTCCTCAAGAACAGTGTATATTCCTCGACATAGCTTGTCTTTTCATTGGATATGACAAAGACATTGTGGTTCATTTTTGGGATGCACGTCGAGGTTGTCCAGAAGTAGTCATTGGAGCTCTGCAGAACatgtctttgataaagattaTAGAGCATAATAAAGTGTGGATGCATGACCTGCTCAGAGACCTCGGAAGAGGAATAGTTCATCAAGATAATATACGGGAGCAAAGTAGGGTGTGGGATCCCAAGGAAGGATTGGATTTGCTACGGAAACATAAG GGAGAAAAAAGAGTTGAAGCTCTTCGTCTCAAGTTGGACAATCACCAGCAATATCGTTTTTCCTATGAGGGCTTTGAGAACCTATCACATCTAAGGTTCCTTGAA gtGATGAAAAACTTGAAAGTTCTAGATATGTCCGATTGCCCCTTGTTGGAGAGGCTTCCGGATTCAATTGGAAATTTGGAATCGCTGATTGAGTTCGATATATCCAACACGTCGATCAAAGAACTACCCAATTCCGtcgaaatttga
- the LOC120287360 gene encoding disease resistance protein ADR2-like: protein MENLEDMEASTDAFATNSLLRVQIGNGIHRSQFLRILILDNVDIHALPTLPKSLINLQVSILWMDTFPDLSNLINLEKMDLSFGQPHSDMISNGLGEHPMPEWFGELSKLKFLALHSHHGTTSPTNLTLPPRLKSLHLKCPNLRCLPRLPLSLSSLKLEECWSLCSMEDLSNLKELSSLHISSAAIAEIQGLGCLENLRDLHLYWLGQVKILPDLSNLNKLTSLLVGYCDELVEIQGQLPRFLDFFRVDDCGSLQKLPDLSSLMDFEQLQILPDLSNSNQLRRLLVHRCDNLVEIQGELPQSLEVLHIESCKSLQKLPNVSSSTRLQEVCIRDCNDLVEIQGVA from the exons ATGGAGAATCTCGAAGACATGGAAGCCTCCACAGATGCATTTGCTACTAACAGCCTTCTCCGTGTGCAAATTGGCAATGGCATCCACCGGAGTCAATTCCTGAGGATCTTGATATTGGACAATGTGGACATACATGCACTACCGACACTTCCTAAAAGTCTTATCAATTTACAAGTGTCTATATTATGGATGGACACATTTCCGGATCTCTCAAACCTcataaatttagagaaaatggatCTGAGTTTTGGCCAGCCTCATTCCGACATGATATCTAATGGGCTTGGGGAGCATCCGATGCCAGAGTGGTTTGGGGAGTTAAGCAAACTAAAGTTTTTGGCCCTGCACTCTCATCACGGGACCACCTCACCAACAAACCTTACCCTCCCTCCGCGACTGAAGTCACTTCAcctcaagtgccctaatctgcgTTGCCTGCCGAGGCTTCCCTTGAGTTTATCCTCCTTGAAGTTGGAAGAGTGCTGGTCTCTTTGCTCGATGGAGGATCTATCGAATTTGAAGGAACTATCATCTCTCCATATTTCGTCCGCCGCGATTGCAGAGATTCAAGGCCTTGGTTGTCTGGAGAACCTACGAGATTTGcatctttattggcttggacaGGTGAAGATACTACCTGATCTAAGCAATTTAAACAAACTAACATCTCTTCTTGTAGGATATTGTGATGAGCTGGTTGAGATTCAAGGCCAACTACCTCGGTTTTTGGATTTCTTTCGTGTTGATGATTGTGGTTCACTACAGAAGTTGCCCGATCTATCAAGCTTGATGG ACTTTGAACAGCTGCAGATCCTACCTGATCTAAGTAATTCAAACCAACTTAGACGTCTTCTAGTACACCGATGTGATAATCTGGTTGAGATTCAAGGCGAACTTCCACAATCTTTGGAAGTATTGCATATTGAGTCATGTAAATCTTTACAGAAGTTGCCTAATGTGTCAAGCTCAACAAGGCTGCAAGAGGTTTGCATACGTGACTGTAATGATCTGGTTGAGATTCAAG GAGTTGCCTAA